The stretch of DNA CGGCACGCGCCCGGCCGGCTCGATGTATCGCCGCGCCGGCTATCGAATCCACAGGTCCGCGATCCCCAGCACGGCCACCGCAACCGACAGGACCCCGTTGGCCGTGAAGAACGCGGCGTTCAACCGCGAAAGATCCCCGGGCTTCACGAGGGCGTGCTGGACGGCGAGCGCGACGGCCGCGACGACGATCGCGGCGCTCATGAGCGGCCCTCCGGCGACCGCCCGCGCGAACAGCGCCAGGAAGAGGAGCGTGGCGGCGTGGAAGAGGCCCGATATCCAGAGGGCGGGCACCGTCCCGAGCCGCGCCGGGAGCGACCGAAGCCCGCGCTCGCGGTCGAACTCCTCGTCCTGAAGCGCATAGAGCACGTCGAAGCCCGCGGTCCAGAAGACGACCGCGGCGCCGAGCGCGATCGGCGGCCACTCGATCCTCCCGCGGAAGGCGACCCACGCTCCGACCGGGGCGATCCCGAGACAGACCCCCAGCACCACGTGCGAGAGGACCGTGAAGCGCTTCGTGAACGAGTAGCCGAGCAGGACGGCGAGCGTCGGGAACGCGAGGACGAAGGCCAGGCGGTTGAGCTCGAACGCCGCGAGGAGGAACACGAGGCTCGCCGCGAGACACAATCCCGCGGCGAAGCCGACCGGGAGGCGCCCGGCCGGAAGCGCGCGCGCCGCCGTCCGCGGGTTCTCCGCGTCGATCGCGCGGTCGACGATCCGGTTGAAAGCCATCGCGGCGGTCCGCGCGCCGATCATCGCGACGACGATCCACGCGCACGTCCGCGCCGGCGGTGTCGGCCCGGCCGCGCGGAAGTAGGCGAGCAGCGCGAACGGAAGCGCGAACACGGTGTGCGAGAACTTGATCATCTCGAGCGATTCGCGGAATCGCCCGAGGGGCGCGGTCAACGTCGCGGTCCGCGCCATACGAAGTCGTCCGGAAGCTCGAGGCCGAACACCCGCGCCACCCGAAAGTAGTAAGCCTGCATCAGCCGCTCCATCGACGGCGCCTCGATGTAGAAGGCGGGCGACGGCGGCATCACGATTCCGCCCGCGCGCGTGACCGCCGCCATGTTCTCGAGGTGGACGAGCGAGTAGGGGCTCTCCCGGAACGAGAGGACGAGCGGCCGCCGTTCCTTGAGCGTCAC from Thermoanaerobaculia bacterium encodes:
- a CDS encoding UbiA-like polyprenyltransferase → MTAPLGRFRESLEMIKFSHTVFALPFALLAYFRAAGPTPPARTCAWIVVAMIGARTAAMAFNRIVDRAIDAENPRTAARALPAGRLPVGFAAGLCLAASLVFLLAAFELNRLAFVLAFPTLAVLLGYSFTKRFTVLSHVVLGVCLGIAPVGAWVAFRGRIEWPPIALGAAVVFWTAGFDVLYALQDEEFDRERGLRSLPARLGTVPALWISGLFHAATLLFLALFARAVAGGPLMSAAIVVAAVALAVQHALVKPGDLSRLNAAFFTANGVLSVAVAVLGIADLWIR